Proteins encoded together in one Porites lutea chromosome 2, jaPorLute2.1, whole genome shotgun sequence window:
- the LOC140925947 gene encoding uncharacterized protein — MTFNVKKCELMRITQKKQPFRTSFNLNGSVLEEVYKFRDLGLLTNHHLSWNSQVDAITNKASRILGLLRRTCRGCKDTETLKVLYCTLVRSQVEYGSVVWSPYTARNIDKLEHIQRRGTKFILGKRNFTHDERLKCLDLLSLEKRRYLFDVTFLYTALKGYLNVDVSPFVNFYSQDGPYRFRHVDDYSLKTNFARTT, encoded by the coding sequence ATGACCTTCAATGTTAAGAAATGCGAGTTGATGCGCATTACCCAGAAGAAACAACCATTCAGAACTAGCTTCAACCTAAACGGATCGGTCTTAGAGGAAGTTTATAAGTTCCGCGACCTTGGTTTGCTTACTAACCATCATCTTTCTTGGAACTCTCAAGTTGATGCCATTACAAATAAAGCTAGTAGAATCTTAGGCCTGCTTAGAAGAACTTGCAGAGGTTGCAAGGACACCGAAACCCTGAAGGTGCTGTACTGCACGTTAGTGAGATCGCAAGTGGAATATGGATCAGTTGTGTGGTCACCATACACCGCAAGAAACATTGACAAGCTTGAGCACATACAGAGGAGGGGAACAAAATTTATTCTCGGAAAAAGGAATTTTACCCATGACGAGCGCCTAAAATGTCTTGATTTGCTTTCGCTTGAAAAGAGACGCTATCTTTTTGATGTCACATTTTTGTATACGGCTTTAAAAGGATACTTGAACGTGGATGTATCTCCGTTTGTGAACTTCTATTCTCAGGATGGTCCGTACAGGTTTAGACATGTTGATGACTATTCCTTGAAGACGAATTTTGCTAGAACGACTTAA